From a region of the Dehalococcoidia bacterium genome:
- a CDS encoding alpha-ketoacid dehydrogenase subunit beta, whose amino-acid sequence MPELTIRDALREALREELLADPKVFLMGEDIGAYGGSYAVTKGFLEEFGPERIRDTPISELAIVGAGIGAAMAGLRPMVELMTINFSLLAIDQIINSASKIHYMSGGQIKVPLVIRMASGAGSQLGAQHSHSLEGWYAHVPGLKVVCPSNPYDAKGLLKTAFRDDNPVIFIEHTAIYSLKGEVPEGEYFVPFGEANILRPGADVTIVGYSGSVHQSMRAAALLAEQDEIEAEVIDMRTLRPLDIDTVIESVKKTGRAVVVEDDWRFGGFAGEIVSLIQEMAFDYLDAPIARVAGADVPMPYSRALEMAALPSEPQIAEAVRRMM is encoded by the coding sequence ATGCCTGAGCTGACAATCCGCGACGCCCTGCGCGAGGCCCTACGCGAGGAGCTCCTCGCCGACCCCAAGGTCTTCCTCATGGGTGAGGACATCGGCGCTTACGGCGGCTCCTACGCCGTGACCAAGGGCTTCCTGGAGGAGTTCGGGCCCGAGCGAATCCGCGACACGCCGATCAGCGAGCTGGCGATCGTCGGCGCCGGCATCGGCGCGGCCATGGCCGGGCTAAGGCCGATGGTTGAGCTGATGACGATTAACTTCAGCCTCCTGGCCATCGACCAGATCATCAACAGCGCCTCCAAGATCCACTACATGTCCGGCGGCCAGATCAAAGTGCCGCTTGTCATCCGCATGGCCAGCGGCGCCGGCAGCCAGCTCGGCGCGCAGCACTCGCATTCGCTCGAGGGTTGGTACGCCCACGTGCCCGGCCTCAAGGTGGTCTGCCCGTCGAACCCCTACGATGCCAAGGGACTGCTGAAGACGGCCTTCCGCGATGACAACCCGGTGATCTTCATCGAGCACACGGCGATCTACTCCCTGAAGGGCGAGGTGCCCGAGGGCGAGTACTTCGTGCCCTTTGGCGAGGCCAACATCCTGCGGCCCGGCGCCGACGTGACCATCGTGGGCTACTCGGGCAGCGTGCATCAGAGCATGCGCGCCGCCGCGCTGCTCGCGGAGCAGGATGAGATCGAGGCCGAGGTCATCGACATGCGCACGCTGCGCCCGCTGGACATCGACACGGTCATCGAGTCCGTGAAGAAGACCGGGCGCGCCGTGGTCGTCGAGGACGACTGGCGCTTCGGCGGCTTTGCCGGCGAAATCGTCTCGCTGATCCAGGAGATGGCCTTCGACTACCTCGACGCCCCCATCGCCCGCGTCGCCGGCGCGGACGTGCCGATGCCCTACTCGCGCGCGCTCGAAATGGCGGCACTGCCTTCGGAGCCGCAGATCGCGGAAGCCGTCAGGAGGATGATGTGA